The Brumimicrobium sp. genomic interval TTCTAAAGCTACCATTACCATTGAGGAGGATGAAAAAACAGGAGAAGGAGTGGTGCAAATTTTAGCTACTAACGGTGAGTCTATGGAAATGGCTTCGAAAGCAGTAAAAGCAATTGCTTTCCCTCCAACTGTAGAAGAAGGTGAAATTTACGAAGGAAAAATAAAGTCAGTTCAGGCTTATGGTGTTTTCGTTGAGATTCTTCCAGGTACAGATGGCTTGATTCACGTTTCTGAATTTGCTCCTGAGCGTATTGCAAACATGTCAGATGTTGCAAAAGAAGGAGATGTTGTTAAATTCAAAGTGATTGGTAAAGATGCCAAAACTAAGAAATGGAAGTTGTCCCGTAAAATATTGATGGAACAGCCACAACAATAGATTTTAAAAGCCGCTAACTAAAAATTAGCGGCTTTTTTTAACTTTTATAGCAAAAAAATCGTCTATATTTGGACTTACTTATTTTAAAATAAGTTTATACGGATGAAAGTACATAAAATTGGGATATTGATTGGGTTTGCATGTTTTGCGTTACAAGGCTTTGCACAAGATGTCCATTTTTCTATGATGCGCTTTTCTCCACTTACCGTAAATCCTGGATTAGCGGGTTTAAACGGTAAATATAATGCCGTTGTAAATTTCAAAAATCAATGGAATGCAGTTGCCTCTCCCTATAATACGATTGCAGCGTCTTTTGATATGAAGTTTAAAGAACCTATTAAAAAAAGAGGATTCTTAGCTGCAGGTATTAATCTTTTTTATGATATGGCTGGAGATTTGAAAATGACTTCTACCAATATAGATGCAAATATAGCCTATCATATTCGTTTGGGGAATTTGAGTACACTTGGATTAGGAGTGCAAACAGGATTTAGTCAGCGTGGACTCGGGAGGGTTGATGGTATGTATGCCAGTCAGTACGATGGACAAGATTTTAATTCAGATATTCCAAGCGGAGAGAATTTCCGTCAGATGAGTTTTGGTTTTTTTGATGTAGGTGCTGGATTGGTGTATAACTATAATTCACTATCTAATAAAATTTTTAATTCTTCTGGATTTGATTTAAAAGTAGGTTTCGGAGCCTATCATTTTACAAGACCTAATTATACTTATTTACAAGGAGGAAATGATGATTACAATATTCGCTATTCCGGATTTGTGGATGCAGAAATCCCACTTGGGAAATCGCGTATAGCACTTTTACCATCTGTATATTATCAACGTCAAGGTAAGAATCAAGAAATTCTGGTGGGACTTTATATCAAATATAAAATCATGCGTTCCTCTATTCAAACTGATTTAATGGATGATTTTTCTATATCGTACGCACCTATTTATAGGGTGAACGATGCGTTTGTGAATGCTATCTTGTTAACGTATAAAGAATATACCTTAGGTTTTGCGTATGATGTTAATCTCTCACAGCTAACTTCAGTGAGTAAAGGAAGGGGAGGAGTAGAATTTATTTTTAGATATTCCCTCAAAGAACAGCACATGTCAAGTGCACGTATTCACTAATTTCCAATAAATAAATATTCCTTAAGTTTTTCGAGTGTAGCAGGTCCTATTCCCTTGATGCCTAATAATTCATCCATGGTATTGAAATAACCGTTTTCTTGTCTATACTCCACAATAGAAGTAGCTGTTTTTATTCCAACTCCCTTAATTAACATCAAATCTTCGATGCTGGCATAATTGATGTCTAGTGGGAATAAATTCTTTAGCTTCTCAGCTTCAGGGGTAAGTTTTTTCGTGTTTATTAATTCAGGATGGGCCCAGATACCTATTCCATGTTCTTTAGCATATTTTTCTGCTAAAAGGAAAGATTGGATAGAATCTTCTTGTTGTCTGTTTTTTTTAGAATAAATAGCATTTCCTGTAGCAAGTAACTGGTGATTTACCTGAGTGTTTATACTATCTTTTCTTGCTGTCACGTATGCAAAATAGCGGTTAAAATAATGTTCAGGTTTCTCTTTTCCAGCAGAAAATTTAAGTGAAGCACCTTGCAATAATTCTTTCAGATAAGCATTCGCTTCTGCTGAGTAGTAAAAAGATGAATCTTTATGTCCTGCCCAAATTCTAGGAAGTTCTATACCTAATAAAGAAACGGGATACATAAAAGTTGTATCCAATTCCACATCGATTGTTCCATTGTCATTTATTTTAAAATTGGTGTACCACTTACTAGTATCTATTTCGGGGTATCTATGATAGCTTATCCCTTTCGCTCTATTTTGTACTCCCGAAAAATCTTGATAGAATTGATTCGCAATTTTGTTATCAAAAATCATCAAGATATTTTCGTCATTTGCTAGTTCAGCAGCTTTTGAAAAGTTGTAGGAACCAACAAGAACAACTGATTTATGTTGTTCAGGGTAAGGATATCTTGCATCTATAATAATGGTTTTTTCATGTAGCTTTCTCACTTCTTTACCAGGAAGGATAGAGCGTTTTCCAAAGGACATCTCTGGCTTTGTCCAAATATCTCCCGTATTTCTGTAACGGGCATAAAATGCAGGGTCTATTACCCCATTTAAATAAATTTCACCTCTTCCGGAGCGGTCAATCATTGCCTGACTAAGTGGGATATTGGAGCTTATAGCAAATGCTAAAAAATTCACATCATGTAATGCGTACTTTTCGATGAGTTCTGTAATTCTTGTGGAAATACTTGGTTTTGTATTTCCTCTGTCCATAGGTCCAAAATAGGCTTCTACACGTGTATTCCCAACAAAATGTATATTATTCTTACTCTTATGCTTGTCTTTGTGAAATTTGGCAGAATTGGCATTTGGAATAATCGTTTTGCTTCCCCACATTTGCTCAAATTCTTCCGCATAGGTCTCTGTTATTCTATTGTCTTTGATAACAAGTGTTGCATTGGTGTTCCACGGACCAGTGTATGTTAGGTTCATAGTACCAGTCCATACATATTTATCTTCAGGATCTTCGCTTATGTTGTCAATCACTGCAAATTTATGGTGCATAATAGCTCCAGCATTGGGTAAATTTTGAGCTAAAGACACTATTTTTCCATCTGGAAAATAAACGGTACCCGCATCATCTATGCTGTATATGCCAGCTTTACGTAATGTATCCCAAATAAGAGTATTGTATTTTGGGACTCTGTTTCGAGTACTGTTATCGGTTACCACGCGTACACGGACACCACGTCTTGCTGCATTAGCTAGAGCATGTGCAATACGCATATTTTGAAAATCATAAGCAGCTACATCTACACTGAATTTGGCACTATCAATACGATGGATAAGCGGTAGCATCATGTCGTATAAATCGTGGGAGTAATTGTTGGGAAGTGCTACACTGTGGTCGGAACGTTCGTTAAAATATACTTTAATCCATTCCACTTTACTGGAATCTCTTTTTGTAGCAAAAGAAGTAAAACTTGACAGGATAAAGCAGAATAAAAATAACTTATACATGAACGTTGATTTTTATACGGTTCGATTTACAGCTCTAACTTAACAATTTTATTGCCACGAAGTATAGGGATGACATTCATTTGATTTGGGGTGAGACAATATTTTACATCTTCGTTAAGATTGAGACGCTTTAAACGTCTTCGGTGTGAGCTAGCTTTTAAAAAACCTAGATAGTTAGTTCTTGCTTGATAGTATAAATATTTGGCAGCAATGGAAGAATCTTCATTTGATGAAAAAAGCCCTGTTTTAGTAGCACCTTCAACAATTCCTCCTGCGCAAATGGTATCTTCTAAATTGAAATTATCTTTCCATCCCGAACAAAGACATAATACACTTTTATCTTGCTTTATAACCCAATCGACTACGGTGTCAAGATTTAAAAATGAAGCTATAATAAGAATTTCGGCCTCTTTAGCAGTTTCGATGGCTACTGTTCCATTGGTAGTTGATAGAACGAGGTCTTTTCCTTTCACCTTATCGGTCATATAGCTGTAAGGAGAGTTGCCAAATTCAAAGCCATCTACTATTTCCCCTTGACGTTCTGCGCCTACCAAATAGCCTTTA includes:
- a CDS encoding PorP/SprF family type IX secretion system membrane protein, with amino-acid sequence MKVHKIGILIGFACFALQGFAQDVHFSMMRFSPLTVNPGLAGLNGKYNAVVNFKNQWNAVASPYNTIAASFDMKFKEPIKKRGFLAAGINLFYDMAGDLKMTSTNIDANIAYHIRLGNLSTLGLGVQTGFSQRGLGRVDGMYASQYDGQDFNSDIPSGENFRQMSFGFFDVGAGLVYNYNSLSNKIFNSSGFDLKVGFGAYHFTRPNYTYLQGGNDDYNIRYSGFVDAEIPLGKSRIALLPSVYYQRQGKNQEILVGLYIKYKIMRSSIQTDLMDDFSISYAPIYRVNDAFVNAILLTYKEYTLGFAYDVNLSQLTSVSKGRGGVEFIFRYSLKEQHMSSARIH
- a CDS encoding phospholipase D-like domain-containing protein; this encodes MYKLFLFCFILSSFTSFATKRDSSKVEWIKVYFNERSDHSVALPNNYSHDLYDMMLPLIHRIDSAKFSVDVAAYDFQNMRIAHALANAARRGVRVRVVTDNSTRNRVPKYNTLIWDTLRKAGIYSIDDAGTVYFPDGKIVSLAQNLPNAGAIMHHKFAVIDNISEDPEDKYVWTGTMNLTYTGPWNTNATLVIKDNRITETYAEEFEQMWGSKTIIPNANSAKFHKDKHKSKNNIHFVGNTRVEAYFGPMDRGNTKPSISTRITELIEKYALHDVNFLAFAISSNIPLSQAMIDRSGRGEIYLNGVIDPAFYARYRNTGDIWTKPEMSFGKRSILPGKEVRKLHEKTIIIDARYPYPEQHKSVVLVGSYNFSKAAELANDENILMIFDNKIANQFYQDFSGVQNRAKGISYHRYPEIDTSKWYTNFKINDNGTIDVELDTTFMYPVSLLGIELPRIWAGHKDSSFYYSAEANAYLKELLQGASLKFSAGKEKPEHYFNRYFAYVTARKDSINTQVNHQLLATGNAIYSKKNRQQEDSIQSFLLAEKYAKEHGIGIWAHPELINTKKLTPEAEKLKNLFPLDINYASIEDLMLIKGVGIKTATSIVEYRQENGYFNTMDELLGIKGIGPATLEKLKEYLFIGN
- a CDS encoding 2-phosphosulfolactate phosphatase; this encodes MQKNLIEVCFTPKDYEYFKGKFEIVIVIDALRATSAICAAINFGVNSIIPVATIEEALKYKDKGYLVGAERQGEIVDGFEFGNSPYSYMTDKVKGKDLVLSTTNGTVAIETAKEAEILIIASFLNLDTVVDWVIKQDKSVLCLCSGWKDNFNLEDTICAGGIVEGATKTGLFSSNEDSSIAAKYLYYQARTNYLGFLKASSHRRRLKRLNLNEDVKYCLTPNQMNVIPILRGNKIVKLEL